The uncultured Methanobrevibacter sp. region CGTTGTTGCAACAGCAGGAATAGTGATATTGTCCCTTCTGATATCATATCTGGCATGCAGAAGCATTGCAAAGGAAAGCCCTTCACAGGCCATCAAGCCGAAGGTTCCGAAAATTTCCTCTTCGGGATGGTTTGAAAATTCAAGAATCTGGAAGAAACTATCATTTAATGTTCGCTGGAATTGGCGTGATGCCAAAAGAAATAAGTTCAGGGCATTGATGAGCGTTGCAGGAGTATTGGGCTGTACAGTAATCATTATCGCATCATTCGGATGTATGGACAGTTTTGATGAAATGAAAGAGTGGACCTATGATGATATAAATCATTACGATTCCAAACTGGTCCTGGAGGAGAATGCTACGGACTCACAAATCGACAATATAGTTGATGAGGTTGATGGTGAGAAATTAATGGAAGGTTCGATTGAAATCAAATCGGGTGATATCAAGAAATCGGGGCTTCTGACAGTTTTGGATGACAATGAACTCATCACTCCGACCGATGATGATGAAAATCCGATTGAGATTGGCGATGATGAGGTTTGCATTTCTCATAAGATGGCTGAATTATTGGGTGTTGGCGTTGGAGATACCATTAAATGGCATACCATGGGCTCCGACAAGTGGATCAGTTCAAATGTGGATAAGATTTACGCTGACCCTACATCTCAAGGCATAATACTTTCAAAGGATAAACTCGAAGACTTTGATAAGGATTACAATCCGACCAGCATCTTATCTTCCCAAAATGTCACTGATAATTTCACTGGCGTAAAAACCGTGCTTTCAAGCGACACTTTAACTGAAAGCTGGGATCAGATGATGGAATCCTCAATGAGCATTGTTTATCTCTTAGTGGTATTTGCAACATTGCTGTCCGTCATTGTGCTTTATAACTTGGGTCTTCTTTCATACACTGAAATCAAGCGTGAACTGGCAACATTGAAGGTTTTGGGCTTTAAAACTAGCAAACTCAGAAGACTGCTGCTCACTCAAAACCTGTGGTTTACAACAATAGGATTTGTGATTGGAGTTCCATTGGGTATAGCGGTCCTGCAGTATCTGTTCGGCACTATGGGAGATTCATTCTACTTGCCTGTGCACTTATCCCTCAAGACATTGGTTGTAACATTCCTAATCACTTATGTAGTTTCAGTTCTTGTGAACCTGATGTTTTCAGGCAAGCTCAAGAAATTGGATATGGTTGAATCACTTAAGGATAATGAGTAGTTTTTTCTACTTATTATACTTAAATGGTGACATAATCTTTAAAAAGAAGTAATTTCTATTATTATTTAGGTGATATTGATGGTTGAGATTACTAGCAAGTCAAAATACATGGATTTGTTGAACGCATATCCCTTGCTCAAAACGGATTTGGTGAGAAAAAACCATAAGTTCAAGTTCCTGGTGACTCCTATGGGAAAGATTTCCCTATGGGAAGCTGATCTTGAGGAAGTCAGTGAAAGTGCCCAAATGAGTGTTGACGAAACTGTCGAACTGTTTCAGGAATTGATTGATTCGTATTGAATTTAACATGGGAGTTGTATGGTCTGAAATTGCTTTAGATTATCCTCTCAAATTTTTAATTTTTTACACTATTAAATTGATATTTATGATTACACTTCTTTTTCATGAATTGTTTCTTCAATTAAATAACATTATTTTTCAAAAAGGAATTTTTTTCATACATTTATCCATAGGAAACTTAATTACTGGCATCAATAAATAATATAATCATGAATTCAATTGAGGATGCAGTTCAGTTATTTGAAGATGGGTACGTGTGCTCACAGGCAGTATTTGCAGCATTTTCTGAAAAACTTGGACTTCCCAAACAACAGGCTTTAAAAATTGGGGCTTGTTTTGGAAGCGGCATGAGAAAGGGGGAAGTTTGCGGGGCCTGTACTGGAGCATTAATGGTGCTGGGCTTGAAATATGGTGAAAACAAGACTGAAAGTAATGAGGCTTGCGTTAAGTTTCTAGATGAATTTAAAAAAGAAAATGGATCCATCATCTGTCGTGATTTGCTTGGTTGTGATATCAGTACGGATGAGGGAGTAAAACACGCTAAAGATAACAATCTATTTAAGGAATTCTGCCCAAAAATGGTGGAATCAGCTTCTAAAATTGTTGATGAAATGATTTTATAATATTGTTCGGAGGTCTTATGGCTAAAAAGGGATTAATATTAATTTTAGTGGTTCTTGTGGCTAGTTTAGTTCTTGTTGGTGCTTATTCGCTAACTGAATCTCCTGCAGGTGGCGGTAATGTCACTAAACTGGAAGTGTCATCGGAAGGACCATTCAATGTGAGTGAAATTGTTGAGGATATAGAGAACTCCTCATATTATGAGGGATATGACAATGATACTGTGGATTGGATGAAATCATTGGGGGATATGTATGTCTTTAACGGTTTGCAGTCATTTGTCATCATGGATTCTAAGGATGCAAGCAAATTGCCGTCAGAATTTGCCACTGATGTTTCTATAAAAAACATTTTCAACTGTGAAGTGGTTGAAAAGCGTTCTTTGGGAGACATTGAGCATCCGAGGGATGTGTATTTGGTAAAGAATGTGGAATATCTGGAACAGAATATAACTTATTATCCTGTTTAGGCCTGCACATTGACGGGAGTTGTCAAAAGATAACTCTTATTTTTTTTAAAATTAACATGTCATAATATCATGATATGAAAACTTTTAAAT contains the following coding sequences:
- a CDS encoding ABC transporter permease produces the protein MTIPQITFEEFGMLYSIPEWHVGFDMIFVVATAGIVILSLLISYLACRSIAKESPSQAIKPKVPKISSSGWFENSRIWKKLSFNVRWNWRDAKRNKFRALMSVAGVLGCTVIIIASFGCMDSFDEMKEWTYDDINHYDSKLVLEENATDSQIDNIVDEVDGEKLMEGSIEIKSGDIKKSGLLTVLDDNELITPTDDDENPIEIGDDEVCISHKMAELLGVGVGDTIKWHTMGSDKWISSNVDKIYADPTSQGIILSKDKLEDFDKDYNPTSILSSQNVTDNFTGVKTVLSSDTLTESWDQMMESSMSIVYLLVVFATLLSVIVLYNLGLLSYTEIKRELATLKVLGFKTSKLRRLLLTQNLWFTTIGFVIGVPLGIAVLQYLFGTMGDSFYLPVHLSLKTLVVTFLITYVVSVLVNLMFSGKLKKLDMVESLKDNE
- a CDS encoding C-GCAxxG-C-C family protein; this translates as MNSIEDAVQLFEDGYVCSQAVFAAFSEKLGLPKQQALKIGACFGSGMRKGEVCGACTGALMVLGLKYGENKTESNEACVKFLDEFKKENGSIICRDLLGCDISTDEGVKHAKDNNLFKEFCPKMVESASKIVDEMIL